From a region of the Streptomyces venezuelae genome:
- a CDS encoding cryptochrome/photolyase family protein gives MNVSVVLFTSDLRVHDHPPLRAALGSGNETVPLFVRDPAVDRAGFAAPNRLAFLADCLAGLDSGLRERGGRLVVRSGDPVAEVCAVVRQADADEVHMAAGCSAFALHREQRLRSALEADGRRLYVHDGVVTALPAGAVTPSRSDHFAVFTPYFRRWSDERLREPLAPPQEVRVPAAIRSEALPSRAAVASVSAGLVAGGEQEGRQRLTDWLKEYADGYEEGHDDLPGDATSRLSPYIHFGAVSAAEAVYRARSRGGAGAEAFVRQLCWRDFQYQLLAARPDAATRDYRPKADRWRRGKAAEADLLAWKEGRTGYPVVDAAMRQLAHEGWMPGRGRLLAASLLTKTLYIDWRAGARHFLDLLVDGDVANNQLNWQWMAGTGTDSRPNRVLNPVIQGKRYDPDGAYVRRWVPELAGLQGPSVHEPWRLEGLERARYDYPDPVVGLPEGLARFRQARGKDVP, from the coding sequence ATGAACGTCTCGGTCGTCCTGTTCACCTCGGACCTCCGCGTCCACGACCATCCGCCGCTGCGCGCCGCGCTGGGCTCCGGGAACGAGACCGTTCCGCTCTTCGTCCGGGACCCGGCGGTGGACCGGGCCGGCTTCGCGGCGCCCAACAGGCTCGCCTTCCTCGCGGACTGCCTGGCCGGACTCGACTCCGGGCTGCGCGAGCGCGGCGGCCGGCTCGTGGTGCGCTCGGGGGACCCGGTCGCCGAGGTGTGCGCCGTCGTCCGGCAGGCCGACGCCGACGAGGTGCACATGGCGGCCGGGTGCAGTGCCTTCGCCCTGCACCGCGAGCAGCGGCTGCGCAGCGCCCTGGAGGCCGACGGGCGGCGCCTGTACGTCCACGACGGCGTGGTCACCGCCCTGCCCGCCGGCGCCGTGACACCGAGCAGATCCGATCACTTCGCCGTCTTCACCCCGTACTTCAGGCGCTGGTCGGACGAGCGGCTGCGCGAGCCGCTCGCGCCGCCGCAGGAGGTCCGGGTACCCGCCGCGATCCGTTCCGAGGCGCTCCCGTCCCGCGCCGCCGTCGCGTCCGTCTCGGCGGGCCTGGTCGCCGGGGGCGAGCAGGAGGGCCGGCAGCGGCTCACGGACTGGCTGAAGGAGTACGCCGACGGGTACGAGGAGGGCCACGACGACCTCCCCGGCGACGCCACCTCCCGTCTCTCCCCGTACATCCACTTCGGCGCGGTCTCGGCGGCCGAGGCCGTGTACCGGGCGCGGTCCCGGGGCGGGGCGGGCGCCGAGGCCTTCGTACGGCAGCTCTGCTGGCGCGACTTCCAGTACCAGCTCCTCGCCGCCCGCCCCGACGCCGCCACCCGGGACTACCGCCCGAAGGCCGACCGCTGGCGGCGCGGCAAGGCGGCCGAGGCGGACCTGCTGGCCTGGAAGGAGGGCCGCACCGGCTACCCCGTGGTGGACGCGGCCATGCGGCAACTCGCCCACGAGGGCTGGATGCCGGGCCGTGGCCGGCTGCTCGCCGCGTCCTTGCTGACCAAGACGCTCTACATCGACTGGCGTGCCGGGGCCCGCCACTTCCTCGACCTGCTGGTCGACGGCGACGTGGCGAACAACCAGCTCAACTGGCAGTGGATGGCGGGCACCGGCACCGACAGCCGCCCCAACCGGGTCCTCAACCCGGTGATCCAGGGCAAGCGGTACGACCCCGACGGCGCGTACGTACGGCGCTGGGTACCGGAACTCGCCGGACTGCAGGGCCCTTCGGTCCACGAGCCCTGGCGGCTGGAAGGCCTGGAACGGGCCCGGTACGACTACCCCGACCCGGTGGTCGGGCTACCGGAGGGGCTCGCCCGCTTCCGGCAGGCCCGCGGCAAGGACGTCCCCTGA
- a CDS encoding sigma-70 family RNA polymerase sigma factor, giving the protein MRENVRIGRHPSAAPDLPELMGRVARGDQQAFTAVFEAVSGPVLGLVRTVLRDPAQSEEVAQEVLVELWRTAARYQPARGSVMNWVLTLAHRRAVDRVRSAQASTNREKRAALLDHTTAYDEVVEQVETRLEREQVRRCLHGLSELQRQSVTLAYYRGLTHREVAELLSLPLGTVKTRLRDGLIRLRDCLGVGV; this is encoded by the coding sequence GTGAGAGAGAACGTGCGCATAGGCCGGCATCCGTCGGCCGCCCCCGACCTGCCGGAACTGATGGGCCGGGTGGCCCGTGGTGACCAGCAGGCGTTCACGGCCGTCTTCGAGGCGGTGTCGGGCCCCGTACTGGGCCTCGTACGGACCGTGCTGCGGGACCCGGCCCAGTCCGAGGAGGTCGCCCAGGAGGTACTGGTCGAGCTCTGGCGGACGGCCGCCCGCTACCAGCCCGCGCGGGGCTCGGTGATGAACTGGGTGCTGACCCTGGCCCACCGCCGGGCCGTCGACCGGGTGCGTTCCGCGCAGGCCTCGACCAACCGCGAGAAGCGGGCGGCGCTGCTGGACCACACCACGGCCTACGACGAGGTGGTGGAACAGGTGGAGACCCGGCTGGAGCGCGAACAGGTACGGCGCTGTCTGCACGGCCTCAGCGAGCTGCAGCGCCAGTCGGTCACTCTGGCGTACTACCGGGGCCTGACCCACCGGGAGGTCGCGGAGTTGCTGTCCCTGCCGTTGGGTACCGTGAAGACACGGCTGCGCGACGGGCTCATCCGGCTTCGTGACTGCCTGGGGGTGGGCGTGTGA
- a CDS encoding NAD(P)/FAD-dependent oxidoreductase, with protein sequence MDRRRVAVVGGGVAGLTAAHILQSTYDVVLYEADDRLGGHAHTHELPTEDAGTVHVDSGFIVHNERTYPHLLRLFRELGVTTQESEMSMSVRCDGCGLEYAGARGAAGLLGGGNLLRGRHLRMLAEVPRFHRAARRLLDAPDDGQTLGEFLDGRGFSRYFVGHFAIPLVAAVWSCAPDTALQYPARYLFRFLAHHGLLSVKGSPQWRTVTGGSASYVAKAAKHLTSVRTSTPVRAVVRAADHARVVTPDGDSTPYAAVVIAVHPDQALRLLADPTEDEVRILGAFTYSRNPTVLHRDTSLLPRSAHAGASWNYWLPSCSARPESVQVSYDMNRLQRLPTAEPHIVTLNARGRVDPFDVIARMVYEHPVYTPRSVAAQQELPRLNTSVTAFAGAYHGWGFHEDGCRSGVAAAEALGVRW encoded by the coding sequence GTGGACCGTCGGAGAGTCGCTGTGGTGGGCGGGGGCGTGGCAGGACTGACGGCCGCCCACATCCTGCAGAGCACGTACGACGTGGTGCTGTACGAGGCGGACGACCGCCTCGGGGGCCATGCCCACACCCATGAACTGCCCACCGAGGACGCCGGAACGGTCCACGTGGACAGCGGATTCATCGTGCACAACGAGCGGACCTACCCGCACCTGCTGCGGCTGTTCCGCGAACTCGGCGTCACCACCCAGGAATCCGAGATGAGCATGTCCGTCCGGTGCGACGGCTGCGGCCTGGAGTACGCGGGCGCCCGGGGCGCGGCCGGACTGCTCGGCGGAGGCAACCTGCTGCGCGGCCGCCACCTGCGCATGCTCGCCGAGGTCCCGCGCTTCCACCGGGCCGCCCGGCGGCTGCTCGACGCCCCCGACGACGGGCAGACCCTCGGGGAGTTCCTCGACGGGCGCGGCTTCTCCCGGTATTTCGTCGGCCACTTCGCCATCCCGCTCGTCGCGGCCGTCTGGTCGTGCGCACCGGACACCGCCCTGCAGTACCCCGCCCGGTACCTCTTCCGCTTCCTGGCCCACCACGGGCTGCTGTCCGTCAAGGGATCCCCGCAGTGGCGTACGGTCACGGGCGGTTCGGCGAGCTACGTGGCCAAGGCCGCCAAACACCTGACCTCCGTCCGGACCTCCACTCCGGTCCGGGCCGTCGTGCGCGCCGCCGACCACGCGCGCGTGGTCACCCCGGACGGCGACTCGACCCCGTACGCGGCCGTCGTCATCGCCGTCCACCCCGACCAGGCGCTGCGCCTGCTGGCCGATCCGACCGAGGACGAGGTCCGGATCCTCGGCGCGTTCACGTACTCCCGCAACCCCACCGTGCTGCACCGGGACACCTCACTCCTGCCCCGTTCCGCGCACGCGGGCGCCTCCTGGAACTACTGGCTCCCCTCCTGCTCGGCCCGGCCCGAGTCCGTCCAGGTCAGCTACGACATGAACCGGCTCCAGCGGCTGCCGACCGCCGAGCCGCACATCGTCACCCTCAACGCCCGCGGCCGCGTCGACCCCTTCGACGTGATCGCCCGCATGGTCTACGAACACCCCGTCTACACCCCCCGGTCCGTCGCCGCACAGCAGGAACTGCCCCGGCTGAACACGTCCGTGACCGCCTTCGCCGGCGCCTACCACGGCTGGGGCTTCCACGAGGACGGGTGCCGCTCCGGCGTCGCCGCCGCCGAGGCCCTGGGGGTGCGGTGGTGA
- a CDS encoding MerR family transcriptional regulator codes for MNESARSGERAPRDERARHDEHHESAHGVTTGAVARRLGVAPTTLRSWDRRYGIGPAAREDGRHRRWTSGDIAVLQEMCRLTASGVPPAEAARAARAARAGSVPAPSAAPSPSPAPAREPGSGNGLPLGDVRQECRGLGRAAVRLDSPTMDEMLGSLIGEYGLVTTWEEVMVPTLHAVGRKWETSGDQYVEVEHLLSWHVSTALRRVGMGAPSAPRTSAPPILLACVPGEQHTLPLEALAAGLAEVGLPARMYGAAVPPEALVQAVRRTGPAAVVLWAQARSTAHHALARHVAETAWGVKGARARTTVLLAGPGWAGPVPAPGMLRPGGLREALGLLRGLYEAAATTTAGGAAPGGGGAAPQRS; via the coding sequence ATGAACGAGTCCGCACGGTCCGGCGAGCGCGCACCGCGTGACGAGCGCGCAAGGCATGACGAGCACCACGAATCCGCGCACGGCGTCACCACCGGGGCCGTGGCGCGACGGCTGGGGGTCGCCCCCACGACACTGCGTTCCTGGGACCGGCGCTACGGCATCGGGCCGGCCGCCCGCGAGGACGGCCGGCACCGGCGGTGGACCTCCGGGGACATCGCCGTCCTGCAGGAGATGTGCCGCCTGACCGCGTCGGGCGTGCCGCCCGCGGAGGCCGCGCGGGCCGCGCGCGCCGCGCGGGCCGGGTCGGTGCCCGCCCCGTCCGCGGCCCCCTCCCCCTCCCCCGCACCAGCCCGCGAGCCGGGATCGGGCAACGGCCTGCCACTCGGCGACGTGCGCCAGGAGTGCCGGGGGCTGGGCCGGGCCGCCGTCCGCCTCGATTCACCGACCATGGACGAGATGCTCGGCTCGCTGATCGGCGAGTACGGCCTGGTCACCACCTGGGAGGAGGTGATGGTGCCGACCCTGCACGCCGTGGGGCGCAAGTGGGAGACCTCCGGCGACCAGTACGTCGAGGTCGAGCACCTGCTCTCCTGGCACGTCTCGACCGCGCTGCGCCGCGTGGGCATGGGGGCGCCGTCCGCGCCCCGGACGAGCGCGCCCCCGATCCTGCTGGCGTGCGTACCGGGCGAGCAGCACACCCTCCCGCTGGAGGCGCTCGCCGCCGGTCTCGCCGAAGTGGGCCTGCCCGCCCGGATGTACGGGGCGGCGGTGCCACCGGAGGCACTCGTCCAGGCCGTGCGCCGGACGGGACCCGCCGCGGTCGTGCTGTGGGCCCAGGCCCGCTCCACCGCGCACCATGCCCTGGCCCGGCACGTCGCAGAGACCGCCTGGGGTGTCAAGGGGGCCCGGGCCCGTACGACGGTCCTCCTCGCGGGCCCCGGCTGGGCGGGGCCCGTACCCGCCCCCGGCATGCTGCGCCCCGGCGGGCTGCGGGAGGCGCTGGGCCTGCTGCGCGGGCTGTACGAGGCCGCGGCGACGACCACGGCGGGCGGGGCCGCGCCAGGGGGCGGCGGGGCGGCCCCTCAGCGCTCCTGA
- a CDS encoding SDR family oxidoreductase — protein sequence MTDAHGPSAPGTRCLVTGATGYIGGRLVPELITAGHRVRCLARTPEKLRDHPWAGQAEIVRGDVTDAASLAPALRDVDVAYYLVHALGTGSDFEHTDRLAARNFAEQARAAGVRRIVYLGGLTPTGVPDRDLSPHLRSRAEVGRIFLESGVPATVLRAAVIIGSGSASFEMLRYLTERLPVMVTPSWVRTRIQPIAVRDVLRYLVGSAGMPAEVSRTFDIGGPDVLTYLDMMQRYAAVDGLPQRLILPVPVLTPRLSSHWVGLVTPVPRAIARPLAESLKHEVVCDEHDIATWVPDPPGTPLDFDTALTYALKKVRDAQVLTRWSSASVPGAPSDPLPTDPDWAGGSLYSDERERTVASSPQALWRVVEGIGGENGWYSFPLAWAVRGWFDRLVGGVGLRRGRRDAAHLRVGDSLDFWRVEEIERGRLLRLRAEMRLPGLAWLEMYAEQDEDGRTRYRQRALFHPRGLAGHLYWWSVSPFHAVVFGGMARNIALTAEAGDDRGPAASAGSAASPASAASAAAARAE from the coding sequence ATGACGGACGCACACGGACCCTCGGCCCCGGGCACACGGTGCCTGGTGACCGGAGCCACCGGCTACATCGGCGGCCGGCTCGTCCCCGAGCTCATCACCGCGGGCCACCGGGTGCGGTGCCTCGCCCGCACCCCGGAAAAACTGCGCGACCACCCCTGGGCCGGTCAGGCGGAGATCGTCCGGGGCGACGTCACCGACGCCGCGTCCCTCGCCCCCGCCCTGCGGGACGTGGACGTCGCCTACTACCTCGTGCACGCCCTCGGCACCGGGAGCGACTTCGAGCACACCGACCGCCTCGCCGCCCGGAACTTCGCCGAGCAGGCCCGCGCCGCCGGCGTCCGCCGCATCGTCTACCTGGGCGGACTGACCCCGACCGGGGTCCCCGACCGGGACCTCTCGCCCCATCTGCGCTCCCGCGCCGAGGTCGGACGCATCTTCCTGGAGTCCGGGGTCCCCGCCACGGTGCTCCGCGCCGCCGTCATCATCGGCTCCGGTTCGGCCTCCTTCGAGATGCTCCGCTACCTCACCGAGCGGCTGCCCGTGATGGTCACCCCCAGCTGGGTGCGCACCCGGATCCAGCCCATCGCCGTCCGCGACGTACTGCGCTACCTGGTCGGCAGCGCGGGCATGCCCGCCGAGGTCAGCCGCACCTTCGACATCGGCGGCCCCGACGTGCTCACCTACCTCGACATGATGCAGCGCTACGCCGCCGTCGACGGGCTGCCCCAGCGGCTCATCCTGCCCGTGCCGGTCCTCACCCCGCGGCTGTCCAGCCACTGGGTCGGCCTGGTCACCCCGGTGCCCCGGGCCATCGCACGCCCCCTCGCCGAGTCCCTCAAGCACGAGGTCGTCTGCGACGAGCACGACATCGCCACCTGGGTGCCCGACCCGCCCGGCACCCCCCTGGACTTCGACACGGCCCTCACCTACGCCCTCAAGAAGGTCCGCGACGCCCAGGTCCTCACCCGCTGGTCCTCCGCCTCCGTACCCGGCGCGCCGAGCGACCCGCTGCCCACCGACCCCGACTGGGCCGGCGGCAGCCTCTACTCCGACGAGCGCGAACGCACCGTCGCATCCTCGCCCCAGGCCCTGTGGCGGGTCGTCGAGGGCATCGGCGGGGAGAACGGCTGGTACTCCTTCCCGCTCGCCTGGGCCGTCCGCGGCTGGTTCGACCGGCTCGTCGGAGGCGTCGGACTGCGCCGGGGCCGCCGGGACGCCGCACACCTGCGGGTCGGCGACTCCCTGGACTTCTGGCGGGTCGAGGAGATCGAACGCGGCCGGCTGCTCAGACTCCGCGCGGAGATGCGGCTGCCCGGTCTCGCCTGGCTGGAGATGTACGCCGAGCAGGACGAGGACGGCCGCACCCGGTACCGGCAGCGGGCGCTCTTCCACCCGCGCGGCCTGGCCGGTCACCTGTACTGGTGGAGCGTCTCGCCGTTCCACGCCGTCGTCTTCGGGGGCATGGCGCGCAACATCGCGCTCACGGCGGAGGCGGGTGACGACCGCGGTCCGGCCGCGTCCGCCGGATCCGCGGCATCCCCCGCCTCCGCTGCATCCGCCGCGGCCGCCCGCGCCGAATGA
- a CDS encoding fasciclin domain-containing protein encodes MSIPTFRRAALAVTAAVLLPLALSACSEESTSNEGAAAPDAVSSPQPVGETDTGAGGPFGPACASVPRTGAGSFDGMAQDPVATAASNNPALSTLVAAVKKAGLVDTLNNAQNITVFAPTNDAFAKIPKADLDKVLADKETLTKILTYHVVGEKLTPQQLGSGSFQTLQKGMITTKGSGTAYQVNNSSKVVCGDVPTANATVYIVDTVLMPK; translated from the coding sequence ATGAGCATTCCCACCTTCCGCCGTGCCGCCCTCGCCGTGACCGCCGCAGTGCTGCTTCCGCTGGCACTGTCCGCCTGTTCGGAGGAGAGTACGAGCAATGAGGGGGCCGCCGCGCCGGATGCGGTCTCCTCGCCCCAGCCGGTCGGGGAGACCGACACGGGTGCGGGCGGCCCGTTCGGCCCGGCGTGCGCCTCGGTGCCCAGGACCGGGGCGGGCTCCTTCGACGGCATGGCCCAGGACCCGGTGGCCACCGCCGCCTCGAACAACCCCGCACTGTCGACCCTGGTCGCGGCGGTGAAGAAGGCCGGGCTGGTGGACACGCTGAACAACGCCCAGAACATCACGGTGTTCGCGCCGACCAACGACGCGTTCGCGAAGATCCCGAAGGCCGACCTGGACAAGGTCCTGGCCGACAAGGAGACCCTGACCAAGATCCTCACGTACCACGTGGTGGGCGAGAAGCTCACCCCGCAGCAGCTCGGTAGCGGCTCCTTCCAGACCCTCCAGAAGGGCATGATCACCACCAAGGGCTCGGGCACCGCCTACCAGGTGAACAACTCCTCCAAGGTGGTCTGCGGCGACGTCCCCACCGCCAACGCCACCGTCTACATCGTCGACACGGTCCTCATGCCGAAGTAG